In a genomic window of Streptomyces noursei ATCC 11455:
- a CDS encoding SDR family oxidoreductase yields MDLGLTDRTYLVTGATRGLGFATARELVADGANVVLTGRSEEAAAKAAASLGERALGLAADNSDPQAPARLVAAARERFGRFDGILISVGGPPPGTAADNTDEQWQTAFETVFLGAVRFARTAAAELGEGGVVGFVLSGSVYEPIGGLTISNGLRPGLAGFAKSLADEVGPRGIRVVGVLPGRIATDRMTQLDELSGDAEGSRARNSATIPLRRYGDPAEFGRTAAFLLSPAASYVTGVMVPVDGGARRGF; encoded by the coding sequence ATGGATCTTGGACTCACCGACCGGACGTATCTCGTCACCGGCGCCACCCGGGGCCTGGGCTTCGCCACCGCCCGCGAACTGGTCGCCGACGGCGCCAACGTGGTGCTCACCGGGCGCTCCGAGGAGGCCGCGGCAAAGGCTGCCGCGTCCCTGGGCGAGCGGGCCCTGGGGCTCGCCGCCGACAACTCCGACCCGCAGGCCCCGGCCCGCCTGGTGGCGGCCGCCCGGGAGCGCTTCGGCCGTTTCGACGGCATCCTGATCAGCGTGGGCGGCCCGCCGCCCGGCACCGCCGCCGACAACACCGACGAGCAGTGGCAGACCGCCTTCGAGACGGTCTTCCTCGGCGCGGTGCGCTTCGCCCGGACCGCCGCCGCCGAGTTGGGCGAGGGCGGCGTCGTCGGCTTCGTCCTCTCCGGCTCCGTCTACGAGCCGATCGGCGGGCTCACCATCTCCAACGGCCTCCGCCCGGGCCTCGCCGGCTTCGCCAAGTCCCTGGCCGACGAGGTGGGGCCGCGCGGCATCCGCGTCGTCGGCGTCCTGCCCGGCCGGATCGCCACCGACCGGATGACCCAGCTCGACGAGCTCTCCGGCGACGCCGAGGGCTCCCGCGCCCGCAACTCCGCGACCATCCCGCTCCGCCGCTACGGCGACCCCGCGGAGTTCGGCCGCACCGCCGCCTTCCTGCTGTCCCCCGCCGCGTCCTACGTGACCGGCGTGATGGTCCCGGTGGACGGCGGCGCCCGACGCGGCTTCTGA
- a CDS encoding Asp23/Gls24 family envelope stress response protein, translating into MTESQQGADTTKPPVKRGGGDPGTRGRTTIADGVVEKIAGLAARDVLGVHALGSGFARTLGAVRDRVPGGGRSARGVKAEVGEVQTALDLEVVVDYGVAIAEVARAVREDVISAVERMTGLEVVEVNIAVSDVKLPDEDDGDDGTGEAGPRLQ; encoded by the coding sequence ATGACCGAGAGCCAGCAGGGCGCGGACACGACGAAGCCGCCGGTGAAGCGGGGCGGTGGCGACCCCGGCACGCGCGGCCGCACCACCATCGCCGACGGCGTGGTGGAGAAGATCGCCGGACTCGCCGCCCGCGACGTGCTCGGCGTCCACGCGCTGGGCAGCGGGTTCGCCCGCACGCTCGGCGCGGTGCGCGACCGGGTGCCCGGCGGCGGGCGCTCGGCCCGCGGGGTGAAGGCCGAGGTCGGCGAGGTGCAGACCGCGCTGGACCTGGAGGTCGTGGTCGATTACGGGGTGGCCATCGCGGAGGTGGCCCGGGCCGTCCGGGAGGACGTGATCTCCGCCGTGGAGCGGATGACGGGCCTGGAGGTCGTCGAGGTCAACATCGCGGTGAGCGACGTGAAGCTGCCCGACGAGGACGACGGGGACGACGGGACCGGGGAGGCGGGGCCGCGGCTCCAGTGA
- a CDS encoding glycoside hydrolase family 15 protein, whose amino-acid sequence MHSRIEDYALIGDLQTAALVGRDGSIDWLCLPRFDSPACFAALVGDKHNGHWTLAPRSGEARAERSYRGDSLILDTVWETPEGSVRVTDFMPQRDRMPDVVRVVTGLRGRVEMRGVLRLRFDYGRVVPWVRATEGSRVAIAGPDSVWLRTPSQGTTYGKDFSTRSDFTLAAGERTAFVLTWHPSHEPRPVQIDPFQALADTTEDWHAWSARCRYDGPYRAAVIRSLITLKALTYAPTGGIVAAPTTSLPEEPGGVRNWDYRYCWLRDASLTLNSLLAAGYHDEAGAWRDWLLRAVAGAPEDLQIMYGLAGERRLPEFEVPWLSGYEGSLPVRIGNAAVEQRQLDVYGEVIDSFHLAHTAGMPTEPHTWSIQRALMDYLESTWRDPDDGIWEIRGPQRHFVHSKVMAWVAADRAVRAVERFPRLGGNTDRWRAMREEVHREVCARGYDAERGTFTQSYGSPELDAATLLIPRVGFLPGDDPRVVSTVETVRRELSLPLGPKGTGGAPTSLVRRYSTEGQSVDGLPGGEGTFLVCSFWLADALLLTGRRREARELFERLLALRNDVGLLAEEYDPVAGRQLGNFPQAFSHIGLVGTAFALRGGPGAD is encoded by the coding sequence GTGCACTCACGCATCGAGGACTACGCACTCATCGGCGATCTGCAGACCGCCGCACTCGTCGGCCGGGACGGCTCCATCGACTGGCTGTGCCTGCCGCGCTTCGACTCCCCCGCCTGCTTCGCCGCCCTCGTCGGCGACAAGCACAACGGCCACTGGACGCTCGCGCCCCGGTCCGGCGAGGCCCGCGCCGAGCGCAGCTACCGCGGGGACTCGTTGATCCTCGACACCGTGTGGGAGACCCCCGAGGGCAGTGTCCGGGTCACCGACTTCATGCCGCAGCGCGACCGCATGCCCGACGTCGTCCGGGTCGTTACGGGGCTGCGCGGCCGGGTGGAGATGCGCGGGGTGCTGCGGCTGCGGTTCGACTACGGGCGGGTGGTGCCGTGGGTGCGCGCCACCGAGGGCTCCCGGGTGGCGATCGCCGGCCCGGACTCGGTGTGGCTGCGCACCCCGTCCCAGGGCACCACCTACGGCAAGGACTTCAGCACCCGCTCGGACTTCACGCTCGCCGCCGGCGAGCGCACCGCGTTCGTGCTGACCTGGCACCCCTCGCACGAGCCCCGGCCCGTCCAGATCGACCCGTTCCAGGCGCTGGCGGACACCACCGAGGACTGGCACGCCTGGTCCGCGCGGTGCCGCTACGACGGCCCGTACCGCGCCGCGGTGATCCGCTCCCTGATCACCCTCAAGGCCCTCACCTACGCGCCCACCGGCGGGATCGTGGCGGCCCCCACCACCTCGCTGCCCGAGGAGCCCGGCGGGGTGCGCAACTGGGACTACCGCTACTGCTGGCTGCGCGACGCCAGCCTGACGCTGAACTCGCTGCTCGCCGCCGGGTACCACGACGAGGCCGGGGCCTGGCGGGACTGGCTGCTGCGCGCGGTGGCCGGCGCCCCCGAGGACCTCCAGATCATGTACGGGCTGGCCGGGGAGCGGCGACTGCCGGAGTTCGAGGTGCCCTGGCTGTCCGGGTACGAGGGCTCGTTGCCGGTGCGGATCGGCAACGCCGCCGTCGAGCAGCGGCAGCTCGACGTCTACGGCGAGGTGATCGACTCGTTCCACCTCGCGCACACCGCGGGGATGCCCACCGAGCCGCACACCTGGAGCATCCAACGGGCGCTGATGGACTACCTGGAGTCCACCTGGCGCGACCCCGACGACGGCATCTGGGAGATCCGCGGCCCCCAGCGGCACTTCGTGCACTCCAAGGTGATGGCCTGGGTCGCGGCCGACCGCGCGGTACGGGCGGTGGAGCGGTTCCCGCGGCTCGGCGGGAACACCGACCGCTGGCGGGCGATGCGCGAGGAGGTGCACCGGGAGGTCTGCGCCCGCGGCTACGACGCCGAGCGGGGCACCTTCACCCAGTCCTACGGCTCGCCCGAACTGGACGCCGCGACGCTGCTCATCCCGCGGGTCGGTTTCCTTCCCGGCGACGACCCGCGGGTGGTCTCCACCGTCGAAACGGTCCGCCGCGAGCTGTCGCTCCCCCTCGGCCCGAAGGGCACGGGAGGTGCCCCCACCAGCCTGGTACGCCGTTACAGCACCGAGGGGCAGTCGGTGGACGGGCTGCCGGGCGGCGAGGGCACGTTCCTGGTCTGCTCGTTCTGGCTGGCGGACGCGCTGCTGCTGACCGGGCGCCGGCGGGAGGCCCGGGAGCTGTTCGAGCGGCTGCTGGCGCTGCGGAACGACGTGGGACTGCTGGCGGAGGAGTACGACCCGGTCGCCGGGCGCCAGTTGGGCAACTTCCCGCAGGCGTTCAGCCACATCGGACTGGTGGGGACCGCCTTCGCGTTGCGCGGCGGGCCGGGGGCAGACTAG
- a CDS encoding DEDDh family exonuclease, whose translation MTMLEDRSAAAPSIAPKIGRQPGPQTPPADWPTGYPQGYAVVDVETTGLARDDRIISAAVYQLDAQGEFQDSWYTLVNPQRDPGPVWIHGLTSEVLADAPLFPEIVPELSARLADRVLVAHNAMFDWSMLAREYARAAAVAPVRQRLCTIALSKELCLPLPNHKLESLAAHFGVIQERAHHALDDARVLSEAFRPSLRRAAQTNVRLPLLTCQPLTEWSDAPAPRSHPTGSSYRPGTWRPARKRPACPYPNPGRYEPGGRLVQGMRVAFSGDTSVDRELLEDRAIEAGLHVATSVSRLTSLLVTNDPEARTSKTVKATTFGTAVVDEAAFMQLLQDVRPAAPAPSSG comes from the coding sequence ATGACCATGCTCGAAGACCGCAGCGCAGCCGCCCCCTCGATCGCGCCGAAGATCGGCCGGCAGCCGGGCCCGCAGACGCCGCCGGCCGACTGGCCGACCGGGTATCCCCAGGGATACGCGGTGGTCGACGTCGAGACCACCGGCCTGGCCCGCGACGACCGGATCATCTCCGCCGCCGTGTACCAACTCGACGCCCAGGGCGAGTTCCAAGACTCCTGGTACACCCTCGTCAACCCCCAGCGCGATCCCGGACCGGTCTGGATCCACGGTCTGACGAGCGAGGTGCTGGCGGACGCGCCGCTCTTCCCCGAGATCGTGCCGGAGCTGTCGGCGCGGCTGGCGGACCGGGTGCTGGTCGCGCACAACGCCATGTTCGACTGGTCGATGCTGGCCCGGGAGTACGCCCGCGCCGCCGCGGTCGCCCCGGTGCGCCAGCGGCTGTGCACCATCGCGCTGTCCAAGGAGCTGTGCCTGCCGCTGCCCAACCACAAGTTGGAGTCCCTCGCCGCGCACTTCGGCGTCATACAGGAGCGCGCCCACCACGCCCTGGACGACGCCCGGGTGCTGTCTGAGGCGTTCCGCCCCAGCCTGCGCCGGGCCGCGCAGACGAACGTCCGGCTGCCGCTGCTGACCTGCCAGCCGCTGACGGAGTGGTCGGACGCCCCCGCGCCCCGCTCGCACCCCACCGGCTCGTCCTACCGCCCCGGCACCTGGCGGCCGGCCCGCAAGCGCCCGGCCTGCCCGTACCCCAACCCGGGGCGCTACGAGCCCGGCGGCCGGCTCGTCCAGGGCATGCGGGTCGCCTTCTCGGGCGACACCTCCGTGGACCGCGAGCTGCTGGAGGACCGGGCGATCGAGGCCGGACTGCACGTGGCGACGAGCGTGTCCCGGCTGACGAGCCTGCTGGTGACCAACGACCCGGAGGCCCGGACGTCCAAGACGGTCAAGGCCACCACGTTCGGCACGGCCGTCGTCGACGAGGCGGCGTTCATGCAGCTGCTCCAGGACGTCCGGCCGGCAGCCCCGGCACCGTCGTCCGGGTGA
- a CDS encoding DUF6286 domain-containing protein, which produces MSGPGSAEEAGAGAGTGERPGAAGGLPAQVPDAAEPGPDSGAPAGRFWSARRVSAGLVALVLLGAAGLLLYDVAAVRAGRTAMAWRRWLAHELAVRHLDDPWVLGAAATATALGIWLLVLAVTPGLRAVLSMRRTAPGVRAGLDRSAAVLVLRDRAMEVSGVQSVRMTVGRRRARARAVAHFRALDVVRGDLGTVLGDGLRELGLARRLRLTVDVRRPKRR; this is translated from the coding sequence ATGAGCGGGCCGGGGAGCGCGGAGGAGGCCGGTGCCGGCGCGGGGACGGGCGAGCGGCCCGGCGCCGCCGGCGGGTTGCCGGCACAGGTACCGGACGCCGCGGAACCCGGCCCGGACTCCGGTGCACCCGCCGGGCGCTTCTGGTCGGCCCGCCGGGTGTCCGCCGGACTGGTCGCGCTGGTCCTGCTGGGCGCCGCGGGCCTGCTGCTCTACGACGTGGCCGCGGTGCGGGCCGGCCGCACCGCGATGGCCTGGCGCCGGTGGCTGGCCCACGAACTGGCCGTCCGGCACCTCGACGACCCCTGGGTGCTGGGCGCCGCGGCGACCGCGACGGCCCTGGGGATCTGGCTGCTGGTGCTGGCCGTCACCCCGGGGCTGCGGGCGGTGCTGTCGATGCGGCGCACCGCCCCCGGCGTCCGGGCCGGGCTCGACCGGTCGGCCGCCGTGCTGGTGCTGCGCGACCGGGCCATGGAGGTCTCCGGTGTGCAGTCCGTACGGATGACCGTCGGCCGGCGGCGGGCCCGGGCCCGGGCCGTGGCGCACTTCCGCGCGCTCGACGTGGTCCGCGGCGACCTCGGCACGGTGCTGGGCGACGGCCTGCGGGAGCTGGGGCTGGCGCGTCGGCTGCGGCTGACCGTCGACGTCCGGCGCCCGAAGAGGAGGTGA
- the amaP gene encoding alkaline shock response membrane anchor protein AmaP, whose amino-acid sequence MRTARATVNRVLLGLIGLLLLGTGGSVLMGGLDLPARRHLDLPSGWPWTRPDGVLLPAADRTRFTDRGWWWPTVIAGLAVLVLLLLWWLLAQLRPRRLGTVLVDSGDGEGARVRGPALEAVLAAEAVAVDGVDRAAVVLTGRPTTPQVRALLVLAPHADPGTVLLRLADRAVAQARTATGLDALPTEVRLRAVRHRAERVS is encoded by the coding sequence GTGCGCACCGCCCGCGCGACCGTCAACCGGGTGCTGCTCGGGCTGATCGGCCTCCTCCTGCTCGGCACCGGCGGGTCGGTCCTGATGGGCGGCCTCGACCTGCCCGCCCGCCGGCACCTGGACCTGCCGTCGGGTTGGCCCTGGACGCGCCCGGACGGCGTGCTGCTCCCCGCGGCGGACCGCACCCGGTTCACGGACCGGGGCTGGTGGTGGCCGACGGTCATCGCCGGACTGGCCGTGCTGGTGCTGTTGCTGCTGTGGTGGCTGTTGGCGCAGCTCCGGCCGCGCCGGCTCGGCACGGTGCTGGTCGACAGCGGCGACGGGGAGGGCGCGAGGGTGCGCGGGCCGGCGTTGGAGGCGGTCCTGGCGGCCGAGGCGGTGGCGGTGGACGGCGTCGACCGGGCGGCCGTCGTGCTGACCGGCCGCCCTACGACACCGCAGGTGCGCGCCCTGCTGGTGCTCGCCCCGCACGCCGACCCCGGGACCGTGCTGCTGCGGCTGGCCGACAGGGCGGTGGCGCAGGCCCGCACCGCGACCGGCCTGGACGCGCTGCCGACGGAGGTCCGTCTGCGCGCGGTGCGCCATCGGGCGGAGCGGGTCAGCTAG
- a CDS encoding enoyl-CoA hydratase/isomerase family protein, translating to MTLLDKHGVRLTVDDAIATVTLANAAKRNAQSPAMWRALAEAGSLLPGNVRIVVLRGEGKSFSAGLDRQAFTPEGFDGEPSFLDLARGTDEALDATIAEYQEAFTWWRRNDLVSIAAVQGHAIGAGFQLALACDLRVAAEDAQFAMRETSLGLVPDLTGTHPLVGLVGYARALEICATGRFVHAAEAERIGLANLVVPGAELDAAVADLAAALTAAPRDAVIETKALLAGAVDRTYEEQRRAERAAQARRLRDLAGVGD from the coding sequence ATGACTCTGCTCGACAAGCACGGTGTGCGGCTCACCGTGGACGACGCGATCGCCACGGTGACCCTCGCCAACGCGGCCAAGCGCAATGCGCAGAGCCCTGCCATGTGGCGGGCGCTGGCCGAGGCGGGTTCGCTGCTGCCGGGAAACGTACGGATCGTGGTGCTCCGCGGTGAGGGCAAGTCGTTCTCCGCGGGGCTGGACCGGCAGGCGTTCACGCCCGAAGGGTTCGACGGCGAGCCGTCGTTCCTCGATCTGGCACGCGGTACGGACGAGGCGCTGGACGCCACGATCGCCGAGTACCAGGAAGCGTTCACCTGGTGGCGGCGGAACGACCTGGTGTCCATCGCCGCCGTCCAGGGCCATGCCATCGGTGCGGGCTTCCAGCTCGCCCTCGCCTGCGACCTGCGGGTCGCCGCCGAGGACGCCCAGTTCGCCATGCGCGAGACCAGTCTGGGCCTGGTCCCGGACCTGACCGGCACGCACCCCCTGGTCGGCCTGGTCGGCTATGCCCGGGCGCTGGAGATCTGCGCCACCGGGCGCTTCGTGCATGCCGCGGAGGCCGAGCGGATCGGCCTGGCCAACCTCGTCGTGCCCGGCGCCGAACTCGACGCCGCGGTGGCCGACCTGGCCGCCGCGCTCACCGCCGCGCCCCGGGACGCCGTCATCGAGACCAAGGCCCTGCTGGCCGGTGCCGTGGACCGCACCTACGAGGAGCAGCGCCGTGCCGAGCGTGCCGCCCAGGCGCGACGGCTGCGGGACTTGGCCGGCGTCGGGGACTGA
- a CDS encoding TetR/AcrR family transcriptional regulator produces MTRSALTGEEVLATAARLVRAHGPETLTMRRLATELGTAVTSIYWHVGNRESLLDALVARTLQEMGEIRPTGGTPRARVVSVARALRTALGERPHLIAMVHERGLTERMFLPAQQALVHEVHAAGLRGELAAEAVRAVQFLVVGSVLVDRNRARSPAQHPSERELWDSPAAGQDPALARALAAPADAERLFLVSLEALVSSLLGPDRRPA; encoded by the coding sequence ATGACACGCAGTGCGCTGACCGGTGAAGAGGTCCTGGCGACGGCCGCCCGGCTGGTCCGGGCGCACGGCCCGGAGACCCTGACCATGCGCCGGCTCGCCACCGAACTCGGCACCGCCGTCACCTCCATCTACTGGCACGTCGGCAACCGCGAGTCCCTGCTGGACGCGCTGGTGGCCCGCACCCTCCAGGAGATGGGCGAGATCCGGCCGACCGGTGGCACGCCGCGGGCGCGCGTCGTCTCGGTGGCCCGCGCGCTGCGCACGGCGCTCGGCGAGCGCCCGCACCTGATCGCGATGGTGCACGAACGCGGGCTGACCGAGCGGATGTTCCTGCCCGCGCAGCAGGCGCTGGTCCACGAGGTGCACGCGGCCGGGCTGCGCGGGGAGCTCGCCGCCGAGGCGGTGCGCGCCGTGCAGTTCCTGGTCGTCGGCTCGGTCCTGGTGGACCGCAACCGCGCCCGGTCGCCCGCCCAGCACCCCAGCGAGCGCGAGCTGTGGGACTCCCCCGCCGCCGGGCAGGACCCGGCACTGGCCCGCGCCCTGGCCGCACCGGCCGACGCCGAACGGCTCTTCCTGGTCTCCCTGGAGGCGCTGGTCTCGTCACTGCTGGGGCCGGACCGAAGGCCGGCGTGA
- the abc-f gene encoding ribosomal protection-like ABC-F family protein, whose protein sequence is MITASGLELRAGARILIESASFRIARGDRIGLVGRNGAGKTTLTKVLAGQGMPASGTVTRSGEVGYLPQDPRTGDLDVLARDRILSARGLDAVLRKMRENEDRMANGKGATREKAMKKYERLETEFLTKGGYAAEAEAATIAASLGLPDRILGQPLHTLSGGQRRRVELARILFSDSDILLLDEPTNHLDADSIAWLRDYLKTYRGGFIVISHDVDLVETVVNKVFYLDANRSQIDVYNMGWKLYQQQREADEKRRKRERANAEKKAAALNSQADKMRAKATKTVAAQNMAKRADKLLAGLEAVRASDKVAKLRFPDPAPCGKTPLTAEGLSKSYGSLEIFTDVDLAIDKGSRVVILGLNGAGKTTLLRMLAGVETPDTGEVRPGHGLKLGYYAQEHETLDPDRTVLENMRSAAPDMDLVEVRKVLGSFLFSGDDVDKPAGVLSGGEKTRLALATLVVSSANVLLLDEPTNNLDPASREEILGALRTFTGAVVLVTHDEGAVDALSPERIILLPDGVEDLWGQDYADLVALA, encoded by the coding sequence GTGATCACCGCTTCCGGCCTTGAGTTGCGCGCCGGCGCCCGCATCCTCATCGAGTCCGCCTCCTTCCGCATCGCCCGCGGCGACCGCATCGGCCTGGTCGGTCGCAACGGCGCCGGCAAGACCACCCTCACCAAGGTGCTGGCCGGCCAGGGCATGCCGGCCAGCGGCACGGTCACCCGCTCCGGCGAGGTCGGCTACCTCCCGCAGGACCCGCGCACCGGCGACCTGGACGTCCTGGCCCGCGACCGCATCCTCTCCGCCCGCGGCCTGGACGCCGTCCTGCGCAAGATGCGGGAGAACGAGGACCGGATGGCGAACGGCAAGGGCGCCACCCGCGAGAAGGCCATGAAGAAGTACGAGCGGCTGGAGACCGAGTTCCTCACCAAGGGCGGGTACGCGGCCGAGGCCGAGGCCGCGACCATCGCCGCCAGCCTGGGCCTGCCCGACCGCATCCTCGGCCAGCCCCTGCACACCCTCTCCGGCGGTCAGCGGCGCCGCGTCGAGCTGGCCCGGATCCTCTTCTCGGACTCCGACATCCTGCTGCTCGACGAGCCCACCAACCACCTCGACGCCGACTCCATCGCGTGGCTGCGCGACTACCTCAAGACCTACCGCGGCGGCTTCATCGTCATCTCGCACGACGTCGACCTGGTCGAGACCGTCGTGAACAAGGTGTTCTACCTCGACGCCAACCGCTCGCAGATCGACGTCTACAACATGGGCTGGAAGCTCTACCAGCAGCAGCGCGAGGCCGACGAGAAGCGCCGCAAGCGCGAGCGGGCCAACGCCGAGAAGAAGGCCGCGGCGCTCAACTCCCAGGCCGACAAGATGCGGGCCAAGGCCACCAAGACCGTCGCCGCCCAGAACATGGCCAAGCGGGCCGACAAGCTGCTCGCCGGCCTGGAGGCGGTGCGCGCCTCCGACAAGGTCGCCAAGCTGCGCTTCCCGGACCCGGCGCCGTGCGGCAAGACCCCGCTGACCGCCGAGGGCCTGTCCAAGTCGTACGGCTCCCTGGAGATCTTCACCGACGTCGACCTGGCCATCGACAAGGGCTCCCGGGTCGTCATCCTGGGCCTCAACGGCGCCGGCAAGACCACCCTGCTGCGGATGCTGGCGGGCGTGGAGACGCCCGACACCGGCGAGGTCCGCCCCGGCCACGGCCTCAAGCTCGGCTACTACGCCCAGGAGCACGAGACCCTGGACCCGGACCGCACGGTCCTGGAGAACATGCGCTCCGCCGCGCCCGACATGGACCTCGTCGAGGTCCGCAAGGTGCTGGGCTCCTTCCTGTTCTCCGGCGACGACGTCGACAAGCCCGCCGGCGTGCTCTCCGGCGGCGAGAAGACCCGCCTGGCGCTGGCGACGCTGGTCGTCTCCTCCGCCAACGTCCTGCTGCTCGACGAGCCCACCAACAACCTCGACCCGGCCAGCCGCGAGGAGATCCTCGGTGCGCTGCGCACCTTCACCGGCGCGGTGGTCCTGGTGACGCACGACGAGGGCGCGGTGGACGCGCTGTCGCCGGAGCGGATCATCCTGCTGCCGGACGGTGTGGAGGACCTGTGGGGCCAGGACTACGCGGACCTGGTCGCGCTGGCCTGA
- a CDS encoding helix-turn-helix domain-containing protein has protein sequence MAETLKKGSRVTGAAREKLAADLKKKYDAGASIRALAEETGRSYGFVHRMLSESGVILRGRGGATRGKKAASV, from the coding sequence GTGGCCGAGACTCTGAAGAAGGGCAGCCGGGTAACCGGCGCTGCGCGCGAAAAGCTCGCGGCAGACCTGAAGAAGAAATACGACGCCGGAGCGAGCATCCGGGCGCTGGCCGAGGAAACCGGCCGCTCCTATGGATTCGTGCACCGGATGCTCAGTGAATCCGGCGTGATCCTGCGAGGCCGCGGCGGAGCCACGAGGGGCAAGAAGGCCGCCTCAGTCTGA
- a CDS encoding SURF1 family cytochrome oxidase biogenesis protein — protein sequence MYRFLLTRQWVILTLLGLVLIPVMIKLGFWQYHRHQHKVAQNAQIEHNVHATPVPVTELAAVGRTLPHGDMWRQVTATGSYDTAHEVVVRQRTAADEQSIGYYVLTPLVLGNGDAVLVNRGWIAAGNDLTKFPRVPAAPKGTVTVTGRMMADETTAASGIKDTRGLPPRQVMLINSTEQAKRVGRPMLGGYIEQTAPKSDTPEQVPEPDYSSIGPHMAYAIQWWLFAAAVPVGWVVLVRRERRDRLAAAAKEAEGAGAAEPAEPADAAPAEAKTAEATEAAAADAEPVARTAVAPD from the coding sequence GTGTACCGCTTCCTGTTGACCCGGCAGTGGGTGATCCTCACCCTCTTGGGCCTCGTCCTGATCCCCGTCATGATCAAGCTGGGGTTCTGGCAGTACCACCGCCATCAGCACAAGGTCGCGCAGAACGCGCAGATCGAGCACAACGTGCACGCCACCCCGGTCCCGGTGACCGAGCTGGCGGCCGTCGGCCGGACGCTGCCGCACGGCGACATGTGGCGCCAGGTCACCGCCACCGGAAGCTACGACACCGCGCACGAGGTCGTGGTCCGCCAGCGCACCGCCGCCGACGAGCAGTCCATCGGCTACTACGTCCTGACGCCGCTGGTGCTGGGCAACGGCGACGCCGTGCTGGTCAACCGCGGCTGGATCGCGGCCGGCAACGACCTCACCAAGTTCCCGCGGGTGCCGGCCGCCCCCAAGGGCACCGTCACGGTCACCGGCCGGATGATGGCCGACGAGACCACCGCGGCCAGCGGCATCAAGGACACCAGGGGCCTGCCGCCGCGCCAGGTCATGCTGATCAACAGCACGGAGCAGGCGAAGCGGGTGGGCCGGCCGATGCTCGGCGGCTACATCGAGCAGACCGCGCCCAAGAGCGACACCCCCGAGCAGGTGCCCGAGCCGGACTACAGCTCCATCGGCCCGCACATGGCGTACGCGATCCAGTGGTGGCTGTTCGCCGCGGCGGTGCCGGTCGGCTGGGTCGTCCTGGTCCGTCGGGAGCGCCGCGACCGGCTGGCCGCTGCGGCCAAGGAGGCGGAGGGCGCCGGAGCGGCCGAGCCGGCCGAGCCCGCGGACGCCGCGCCCGCCGAGGCCAAGACCGCCGAGGCCACCGAGGCCGCGGCCGCCGACGCGGAGCCCGTAGCCCGGACGGCCGTCGCCCCCGACTAA
- a CDS encoding VOC family protein, which translates to MAGTPTMFPTLLYRDVPGALGQLTEAFGFAVAVRYDGADGQVLHAELAYGDGVVMVGSKGRGGPFDEAMKGAGPSGVYVVVEDPDEHCERARRAGVEILVPPTDQDYGARDYLARDAEGNVWSFGTYRPGGAG; encoded by the coding sequence ATGGCAGGCACGCCGACGATGTTCCCCACTCTGCTCTACCGGGACGTCCCGGGCGCCCTCGGACAGCTGACGGAGGCGTTCGGATTCGCCGTCGCCGTGCGGTACGACGGCGCGGACGGACAGGTGCTGCACGCCGAACTCGCCTATGGCGACGGGGTGGTGATGGTCGGTTCGAAGGGCCGCGGCGGCCCGTTCGACGAGGCGATGAAGGGCGCCGGACCGAGCGGCGTCTACGTCGTCGTCGAGGATCCCGACGAGCACTGCGAACGGGCCCGGCGGGCCGGGGTGGAGATCCTGGTGCCGCCCACGGACCAGGACTACGGCGCGCGCGACTACCTCGCCCGGGACGCCGAGGGCAATGTCTGGAGCTTCGGCACCTACCGGCCGGGCGGGGCGGGGTGA